The following DNA comes from Acidobacteriota bacterium.
CTGCCCTCTCGACCGGTTCTCCCGAGCCGCCTCGATCGTCGTGCCCCGATCGCCCGGCGCCGATGCCGGCCGGCCGGGCGCACCTCGCCGGCTCCTCCCCGGAACCTCCCGCGGGAGCTTCGGCGGGGCCTACCAGACCGACTCGGTTCCGTGGACGTCCTCGGCGAGGACCTGGTACGTGAAGATCGCGTCGCCGGGCAGGGGCACTCGGGTCGTGATCGTCCGGTTCGACTGCGGGATGTCGGCCTGCAAGAGGTTGGCCGGGCCGGTGTCGCGCCGCGGCAGGATCGAATTGCGTCCGTACAGGTTGTAGCCGGCGATCCAGAGCGGCCAGCTCTGGCCGGAGACCGTCATCGTCGTCGTGACCGGGCTCCAGCTCAGCTCGAGCTCCTGGGTGGCGTCCAGCCGCTGGACGATCAGGTCGTCCACCGGTCCCGGAAGCTCGACGCCGCCCGCCGAGGCCTGCCCTTTCGTGTCGACTGCGACGACCACGTACCACCAGTTCGGCGCCCCCGGGGACGGCTGGTCGGGCGCTCCCTGGTTCTCGTGGATCCACTCCGTCGCCGTCTCCGGCAGCGACGCCAGCAGCGTCGTCGCGTCGACGGGGAACTTCGGCCCGCTCGTCGATCCGTGGACCTCGATCGACTGGAGGGTCGTGTCGGTCCCCCAGACCGTCTGCGACGGGAGGGTCCAGGTGAGCCGCGTATCGGCGATCCCGTCGGCCGGATCCGGTTCGCGGAAGACTTGGAGGTCCTGGATCGACCTCGGCGGGTCGATGCCTTTCACCGTGTGCGGGACCCCGGTCAGCTCGTTGCTCGGCGGGCCGTCCAACGTGCAGTGGGAAGCGTACACGCGCACGTGGTAGAGGAACCCGTCGTCGAGGCCGCCGATCTTCGTCCGGTCGAACGCCGGTCCCACGGTCTTGCTGTGCGCGAAGGCCGGTTCGTCGTCGCGACGCCACTCGACCGTGTAGCTCACCACGTCGACGTTCGGATCGGTGATCCGCTCCCAGATCGCCTCGAGCTGTCCGCCCCGCTCCGTGTCGTTGACAGCGAGGAGCACCGGCGCCGGGGGCGGGTTCGGATCCTCCGGCGTCCCGGCTTTGCAGTCCTGCCGTGCCCCGTCGCAGTCTTCGTTGTAGTTCGACCAAGCGCTTTCGAAGCCGTCCGCGTCGACCGAGACGACGTAGTAGTAGTACTCCTGGCAATTCGTCAGCCCGGTGTCGGCGTAGCTCGTCGCCGTCGTTTCGGTCACCTGCGTGTAGCCGCCGTAGGGGTTCGTCGAGCGGAAGAGCCGGTAGCTCGCCGCCTCGGGAACGCTCGTCCAGGTGATCAGGAGCGAGTGCGAGCCGTTCTGGTCGATGGAGAGGATCTCCGGGGCCGGCGGCGCCGGCACGGCGAGCCTCAGCGCCGGATCCGACTCGAGCACGAACGAACGGATCAGAACCGTCTTGTTCGAAGTGTCGAAGTTCGCGCGCATCGCGTCGTCGATCTCGGCCACGATGCGGCGCTTTCGCTTGCCGAAGACCTCGTCGTAGAACTTCTGCAGGATGATGTCGAGATCGAACGTGTAGCTGAGGTGGGAAGGCGCCATGCCCCCCACGAGCGCCTTGTCCGGCGTGGTCAGCCAATCCTCGACGAAGCTGTACCAGCTGTCGTTGGTGGACGAGGGCGAACTCGTGGCCGCGAAGTTTCCGGTGACGCAGTTGGCCTGGACGGTGAACAGGAGCGGGGTTCCGGGCAGGAAATCGTCCAGGTCGTCGGGACCGGGATGGTCGGTGCTGAAGAAGGAGCAGGTCTTTCCCCAGTCCTTGAACGATCCGTGGCCGGCGAAGCTGATCAGCGCCGCGCCCGCGTTCACGTTGCTGTCGATGCGGGCGTTCTCGTCGTCGGCGGCGCCCGTGCAGCCGTAGACCGCCGGGTCCTGCTCGTAGATCTTCGTCGCCGTCTGCGGGCCGGCGGAGCCGGTGAACCAGGTGTCGTAGATGTCGTCGTGCACGCGGTAGAACTCGTCGTTGACCGACTTGTCCGATTCCGAAACCAGCAGGGCCCGCGCCGCCCACGACGGCGGATGGGCCGCGTTCTCGTAGTCGACGATCTTGCGGAAGATCTCCTCCGCCTCGGCGAGCGTGTGGGCCGGCAGCCTCCCGATCGTCGCGTCGGGAAGCTCGTCCGTTCCGCAGACCGCGGCGAACCAGACATCCGAGGGATAGTGCCCGAACTGGCTGTCGCTGGTCTTGTCGTACATCTGCGTCGGCACGAGCTGCCGCGGCGGCTGGAACCCGTAGTTGTTCTTGTGGTCCCACGAGCCGTCGCCGACGAGCAGCACGTACCGCGGGGCCGGCGACCAGTTCGGGGCGCCGCACAGTCCGGTCGCCGGATCGCGCCCGAGCGTGTAGGCGATGAAGTCGCGCACCGCCTGCGGGTCGGCGATCCCGTAGCTGAACTCGTCGTAGACATCGTCGATGTCGACGAGCGCGGTGGTCAGGCCTTGCGCCTGCCGGTGCGAGACCAGCCGGTTGAGCTGGGAGCCCGGCGAGGTGTCGAGAAGGGGCCGGTAGGCGATCACCAGCCAGTCGGCACCGTTCCCCGCCGCCTTGAGACTGTCCCCCAGCGAGGCGTCGAGGGCCGACGGCGGGAGGTCCTCCCGCACCCCCCGGGGCGTCAGGTATCCCCCCGGACCGGCGGCGACGAAGTGCCGCTTTCCGGTGATCGCGGGATCGTCGTCGAACTCGAAGGCGAACTGCGACCCGAGCGCGGTGACCCCGCTCACGCGCCGCGGCGTGGCGATCGCCATGCCCGCCGGGGAGGTGGTGGAGCGCGTGACGTCCCACACCTCCGGCAGCGCCGAGAAGCCGTCGAGATGGATCTCCTGGTTGGCGTCGTCGACGGCGAAGATCAGTCGGTCCCCGTCGGCCTGGAAGAGCCGGTCGTAGTCGATCTCGACCCAGTTGATCGCCACGGCGTCGCGGGTCACCGGCTGGCCGCCGGTATCGCTCCGCCCCATCGGCAGCCGCACCGTCACCCGCGTCGTCGCGCCGAGAGCCCCGGGCGGCGTGAACGTGATCGGCCCCTGGTCGACGCCGTGCGTGAACTCGACGAATCCGTCCCAGTCCGCGCGGTCGCGGTTCGTCCCGTCGACGTCGACATCGCTCCGGTGGAAGTCGTATCCCTTGATCCCCAGCAGTCGCACCCGTACGGAGACCGGGCCGCCCGCGTGACCCGGGGTGGCGACGAACTGGTCCACCGAAACGGCGCAGCACTGTTCGTTCGGCTGGTCGCCGCAGGTGGCGCCGCAGATGCCGTTGTCGATCGGATCGCTGCAGGTGTCGACCGAGAGATCGACGCAACGGGGCGACACCACGAACGGGTCGACATACCAGTGGTCGACCCCGTCGGCCGGCACGAAGCCCTGGAACTTCTTGTCTTCCTCGTGGTGCGCCGTCTCGGCGAACGACGCGGGGACCGGGTAGCCGCTCTGGGGGGCGCGCGCGGTCGGCTCGTCGGCGATCCGGGCCGGTGCGGCCGCCGAGTCGAGCCGGTAGACGTTCACGTCGGTATAGTCGCCGTGCTGCCAGACGTCCGGATCGAACAGGTCGACGTCGCCGACCTTCTGGCCGTAGAACACGATGGCGTCGCCCGGGTCGAAACGGCCGTCCTGCTCCCCCTCCACCCGGATCGGCACCTCCACGCCCTGGCAGGTCATCCGGTAGGTCGCCGGATCGTGCCCGGTGAGGAACGAGAGCAGCTCGTTCGTCCCGTCGCCGTCGGTGTCCCCGTTCGCCTGCGCCCACGCATAGTCGATGCGGTACAGGCCGTCGCGGTCGACCTCGAACATGAACGCCGGCCGGTTCGGCGCACCCGCCGCCTCGGGCGCGGGGGCGGGCGCCGGGGCGCGATTCGGCTCCACCGTCCCCGCCCCGAGGATCCCCTCGGCCGCCGCGGAGAGGGTGCGCGGCCGGCGCGGCGGGGCCGGCAGGGCGGCCGCGGCCGCCCCGCGGTCGAGCCAGACCACGATCCGGCGGGCGACCCGGAAGCGACCCGCCGCCGGGTCGACCTGGACCGGAAGGATCTCCAGGGTCGCGAAGCGGAGGTTTCTCACCGCTCCCGATTGGGAGGCGACGCGGACGGGCTCCGCGGGCCAGTAGCCGCCCGCGAGGAACCGGTCGGCGACGGGCGGGCGATCGGGATCGCGGGCGGGATAGGCGGCGATCGGGCCCGGCAGCCGTCCCTCGTACCAGTCGATCTCGACCCGGCGCACGGCGAGCGCGCCACCCGGCGGGAGGGCCACCCGCTCCCGCCGGAGCGGCAGATCGGGCGCTCCGGGCTCCGAGATCCGACCGAACCCCTCGATCTCAGCCCACACCGCACCGCGGTCGCTCAGCCACCGGACGGGCGGCACGCGGATCTCGAGCCGGTCCTCCCCGCCGGCGGCCGCCGGCCGGAAGGTGACCTGGGGCCCGCCGCCGGCGATCGCGGCGCTCGCGGCGACCGACACGCCGACCGTACCCAGCCAACGCCAGAATGTCTTCGGATTCATCGCCATCCAGGATCCGGAGCGCCCAGCCCGGGGCTCCTCCGGGACCTCTCCCCGCCGCGCTGACAACATACATCCAAAAGCGCCGGAGCGCGCGTGCCGGCCGTGCTATCTTGTCGGCCCGCCGAGGAGGGACCGTGAGCGCCGAGAGCCTGACCCGGAGCGGGGCGACCTGCCGGTTCGTGTCCAGTTGGGGCGGGACGCTGCATTGCCAGGATCCGCCCTACGCCGAAGGCTTCTGCCGCTTCCACTACGAGTGCTATCTGCGCGGCGAGCTGCTGCCCAACGGCCAGATCAACGAGATGCTGGCGAGTCAGGAGCGGCGGAGAACGATCAACTTCCACGGGATCCCGCGCGACGAGACGATCTACGAACGCGAGGAGGGGTGAGCGGAGGCCGTTCGCGGGCGGCCGCGCACGCCCCCGTCAGCGGCGCGACAGGAAGCGCCTGACCGCGCGGTTGTGCTCCGCGAGAGTCCGGCTGAACACGTGCGTGCCGTCCCCGCGGGAGACGAAGTAGAGCGCACCGCTGCGAACCGGGTTCAGGGCGGCGATCAGCGCATCCAGTCCCGGCGAGGCGATGGGCCCGGGCGGAAGGCCGACGCGGACGTAGGTGTTGTACGGGTCGTCGCGCCTCAGGTCGGCGCGGCGGATGTTCCCGTCCCACTTCCCCGCCCGCTTCAGGGCGTAGATCACCGTCGGGTCGCACTGCAGCCGCATCCCCCGCTCCAGGCGCTCGAGATAAACGCCGGCGATCAGCGGGCGCTCCTCGGCGACGGCGGTTTCCTTCTCCACCAGGGAGGCGAGCGTGACGATCTCGTGGAGGGAGAGCTTCGAGGCGGCGATCTCGGCGGCGTGCGGCTCGGCGAAACGCGTGCGGAAGGTCGCCACCATCTCCGCGGCGATCCGGCGGGCGTCGTAGGGCTTCGGAAACCGGTAGGTCTCGGGGAAGAGGTATCCCTCGAGCGTCTCGGCGGCGGGGGCGAGGTCGCGGATCGGCCTCGGATCCCGG
Coding sequences within:
- the mltG gene encoding endolytic transglycosylase MltG, encoding MRARRVLLRAGVAVAALAAAAAAAAALFSARPQGGPPGAVVGVEIPAGSSAREVAARLAEAGVSRPAWLVSALMRISGVSRRVKAGRYAFELPVAPAEVLRALARGRVATFPVTVPEGLTVEEVAKLLAREGFADEEALLEAFRDPRPIRDLAPAAETLEGYLFPETYRFPKPYDARRIAAEMVATFRTRFAEPHAAEIAASKLSLHEIVTLASLVEKETAVAEERPLIAGVYLERLERGMRLQCDPTVIYALKRAGKWDGNIRRADLRRDDPYNTYVRVGLPPGPIASPGLDALIAALNPVRSGALYFVSRGDGTHVFSRTLAEHNRAVRRFLSRR